The genomic stretch GGCGTCGGCGACGTCCTTGGCGATGAACGAGGCGAACACCGGCTCGGTCAGCAACATCACCTGAGTCTCCTCACTGATGACCACCGACGCCATGCCCTCGGCCATGCCGAAGATCGTGAAGCCGAGCCCGGTGAAGAACTCCTTCGACTTGTCCAGGTCCTTGACCGGCAGGTTGACGAAGAGCTGCATGTTCCTGATCCCTTCCCGCGATCGGTTGATGCCTACAGTCTGCTGACGAAGGGGGTCACCGGTCTTGGATCTGGGTGCCAGGCGAATTGACGTTCAGCGCACCATGTTCGCGCGGCGGTATTCGGCGGGCGGCATCCCGTACGCGCGCCGGAACAGCCTGCTGAAGTGCGCGGAGTCCGGCAGCCCGTAGCGGGCCGCGATGGCGCTCACCGGCTCGTCGCCGCCCCTGGCCAGCTCGGTGCGGCAGCGCTCCAGCCGCCGCTGCCTGATCCAGGCGGCCACCGTCGTGTTCTCCGTCTCGAACAGCCGGTGCAGGTAACGCACGGAGATGTGGTGGGCGGCCGCGATCATGCCCGGGTCCAGGTCGATCTCACCCAGGCGCTGCTCGATGAAGGCGTGCACGTGCAGCAGCAGCGTCCGCTGCCGCGTGTCGGCCGGCAGCGACCGCGTCAGCTCCAAACGCTCGGCGACCGCGGTGCTGACCAGGTCCGTCACCACGGCCGACAACCGGGTCGCGCTGGCCGGGGCGTACGTGTCGTGGTCCGTGGCCACCCGGCGCAACAGCGGCACGGCCAGCGCGCCGGCGCCCGAGTCGGCGCTGATGGGCAGCGCGGTGAGCTGGGCCACCGAGCCCGCGGGCAGGGCGAGCACGTCATGCGGGAAGCTGAACACGGCCAGCTGCACCGCGCTGTCGTAGGCCAGCTCGTACGGCCTGGTGAAGTCATAGATCGCGAACTCGCCGCGGCTGAGCTGCGTGTACCGGTCGTCCTGCGCCAGGCGTGGGCTGCCCGACAGGGCCAGCACCACCCGGTAGAGGTCGGGGTTGTCGCGGTGGATCAGCCCGGCGGTGCGGTGCACGCTGTGCGGGGTGGACGTGCGTATCCGGCCGACGCCCACGGGGCCGAGCCGGCCCATCTCGATCTCGCCCCGCAGCGGCGCGTCGGGATCGATGCGTAAGTCGAGAGGGCCGAGCGTGTCGCACACGACGCTCCGCCAGGCGTCGTGGCGCCGCTTGGCCGGCAGGTCACTGGTGCGGATGAGTACGGCCATACCCCGTCGCCCTCCGTCGGCTGCCCCGCCATCGTAACCGGGCACGCGCATGAAGGAGCC from Nonomuraea polychroma encodes the following:
- a CDS encoding helix-turn-helix domain-containing protein; the encoded protein is MAVLIRTSDLPAKRRHDAWRSVVCDTLGPLDLRIDPDAPLRGEIEMGRLGPVGVGRIRTSTPHSVHRTAGLIHRDNPDLYRVVLALSGSPRLAQDDRYTQLSRGEFAIYDFTRPYELAYDSAVQLAVFSFPHDVLALPAGSVAQLTALPISADSGAGALAVPLLRRVATDHDTYAPASATRLSAVVTDLVSTAVAERLELTRSLPADTRQRTLLLHVHAFIEQRLGEIDLDPGMIAAAHHISVRYLHRLFETENTTVAAWIRQRRLERCRTELARGGDEPVSAIAARYGLPDSAHFSRLFRRAYGMPPAEYRRANMVR